One segment of Oscillospiraceae bacterium MB08-C2-2 DNA contains the following:
- a CDS encoding family 43 glycosylhydrolase codes for MKKIARFVTVLTLSALFVISLSMNVSAINPFLPMWEFIPDSEPYVFEDPDNPGKYRVYVYGSHDTAVSQYCGPDMSCWSAPVDDLTNWRPEGNLYDTPGVIFRSPNSSGTGFDTLYAPDVAMRMEEVDGKMVPAYYLYPNNQAGGRNTMVAKSYRPDGPFEVTNWASASKTNTVGDLGFDPSVFVDDDGRVYGYWGFETSYGAELDPTNMHSIKPGTQTITNMIGNRKSSEPFQFFEASSMRKIKDKYVFIYARGGLSSEAQYNSTGVCMLAYAYGDSPLGPFTYGGVIVDAAGQRTPDGASSTNNGHNTHGSLFEADGEWYITYHRAINNHGYSRQTVIEPLDITVEEGPGGKVIIPQVNMSSSGPERNGLNPYENYSAGIICYQLGGPYVVANRDKTVNNNHVTNLRNNSTVGIVNYNFDIDVPEGSHTHLDLDIIPLGRDGSIEVYIGDPLRDGKLAGTIPITADMPRVRTTVSLDVADVVDDLDGQHPLFLKTKGSGSNNIWEFHRVQFTAMPPEDIKVDGKDFLEFNSSIYSYTYTVTGDEIPTVTAGSLAEGMTATVTQATALFDSAKVTFSSDAGSKTYLITFVPESTTRFTSLPSGWSVVNPSSTAPSFSHLGATVIPSSGDFNGNNTNTLQYKGSLAGDWEITTKVTNDQLLSDEGNYPQYGVALHNGDDWLKLVNVFGYNNAHSIQNSIAGSLTGDGDNDTFTAHPYLTSWLRLTKSGNTIVCSYSSDGVNFTTTRTITVNNTLDKAKLQLFASTCFGSQPFKTTFEYVNIGKAQSSAFVEFKVSPQDTVIEIKDSSDNVITPISGYFYELPVGSYTYTASAEGYVTETKDIQVSQNAVISVELKKDYSSMYSISMDGEPFSEFNYYTKSYTHTVESGDIPTITAQSTRKDVTVKVTQATNLWESAKVEFISGSQTDAYLITFVPESATRFNSLPADWELLNANDKATFAETGITIPASNLSSGNDFPSTSILNMLQYTGSLNGDWTVTVKVTNDRLLPDGGYPNYGIGLNNTGAGSSNWVKMIQIGGSNPSWQYNSGFQSSNNFTGFNFTTAWLRLQKEGSNIIGYYSSDGVNFSRANSFAAGTRMDGAKLQLFSTTNQESSTVFNTTFEYIHMEKDDQPVNSTITFAVTPANAAVVVTNSEGSVVAPTSSNALIYDLAPGQYNYSVSAEGFQTKSATFTADGNKTITVDLSQAPADKYAITFAVTPANAAVEVRNSAGDVVSPTATNALIYDLAPGEYSYTVSAQGYQTKTSSFTVGAQATITVELTADSTPVDKTELETVAEEAEALNQAEYTPETWAVLRTALNTAKDVLSDDQADQGAVDSALAALRNAIAQLKEIDPGEIIEVEAIRIEGDETVKRNKTVKLTAVIDPENATIKDVTWVSLNPAIATVDQNGIVKATSKTGFAIIEAKAHNGVIAQFSVRVTA; via the coding sequence ATGAAAAAAATAGCGAGATTTGTGACCGTGTTGACTCTCAGCGCTCTTTTTGTAATCAGCTTAAGTATGAATGTCAGCGCCATCAATCCATTCCTTCCTATGTGGGAATTCATTCCCGACAGCGAACCATATGTATTTGAAGATCCTGATAACCCTGGGAAATATCGTGTTTATGTTTATGGTTCTCACGATACAGCTGTCAGCCAATATTGCGGACCAGATATGAGCTGTTGGTCGGCTCCTGTTGACGATTTGACCAATTGGCGTCCTGAGGGAAATTTGTATGATACTCCCGGAGTTATTTTCCGCTCTCCAAACAGCAGCGGAACAGGCTTCGACACACTCTACGCACCTGATGTGGCAATGCGGATGGAAGAAGTAGACGGCAAAATGGTGCCGGCTTATTACCTCTATCCCAACAATCAGGCTGGCGGGCGCAACACCATGGTGGCTAAATCATACAGGCCAGACGGCCCCTTTGAGGTCACTAACTGGGCCAGTGCTTCCAAAACAAATACAGTCGGAGATTTGGGATTTGACCCTTCCGTGTTTGTGGATGACGATGGCCGGGTATACGGCTATTGGGGGTTTGAAACCTCTTATGGCGCCGAGCTAGACCCTACCAATATGCATTCCATTAAACCGGGGACACAAACGATCACCAATATGATAGGAAATCGCAAAAGCAGCGAGCCTTTCCAATTCTTTGAAGCCTCTTCCATGCGTAAGATTAAAGATAAGTATGTCTTTATTTATGCCAGAGGCGGGCTTTCTTCTGAAGCCCAGTACAATTCAACTGGTGTGTGTATGCTTGCTTACGCTTATGGCGATTCTCCTCTTGGGCCCTTTACATACGGAGGAGTTATCGTAGATGCCGCCGGCCAGCGCACTCCGGACGGTGCTTCCAGCACCAACAATGGCCACAATACCCATGGCAGCCTTTTTGAGGCTGATGGCGAGTGGTATATTACCTACCACCGTGCCATCAACAACCATGGCTATTCCCGGCAGACTGTAATTGAGCCTTTGGATATTACGGTTGAAGAAGGCCCCGGCGGAAAAGTCATCATTCCTCAAGTGAATATGTCTTCTTCCGGTCCGGAACGGAATGGTCTGAACCCTTATGAGAACTATTCGGCTGGTATTATTTGTTATCAGCTGGGTGGACCATATGTGGTTGCCAACCGTGACAAGACTGTTAACAACAATCATGTTACCAACCTTCGCAACAACTCCACTGTAGGTATTGTTAATTACAACTTTGATATTGATGTGCCGGAAGGCAGCCACACTCATCTGGATCTTGATATTATTCCTCTTGGCCGTGATGGCTCTATCGAGGTGTATATTGGCGATCCCCTTAGAGATGGCAAGCTAGCGGGAACTATTCCGATTACTGCCGACATGCCCCGGGTTCGCACTACGGTCAGCCTGGATGTAGCAGATGTGGTGGATGATCTGGATGGTCAGCATCCTCTCTTCCTTAAAACGAAGGGAAGTGGCAGCAACAACATCTGGGAGTTCCATCGGGTGCAGTTTACTGCTATGCCTCCCGAAGATATTAAAGTAGATGGCAAGGATTTCTTGGAGTTTAATTCCAGCATTTACTCCTATACCTATACCGTAACGGGAGATGAAATCCCCACTGTTACTGCCGGCAGCCTTGCAGAGGGCATGACTGCTACCGTTACACAGGCAACAGCGTTGTTTGATTCTGCCAAGGTTACGTTTAGCTCTGATGCGGGCAGCAAAACCTATTTGATTACCTTTGTGCCAGAAAGCACCACCCGCTTCACTTCATTGCCCAGCGGATGGAGTGTCGTAAATCCCAGCAGCACAGCGCCCAGCTTTAGTCACCTTGGCGCCACAGTGATTCCGAGCAGCGGCGACTTTAACGGCAATAATACCAATACGCTGCAGTATAAGGGTTCCCTTGCCGGCGATTGGGAAATTACCACTAAGGTTACCAACGATCAACTCTTGAGTGATGAGGGCAACTATCCACAATATGGTGTGGCTCTTCACAATGGAGATGATTGGCTCAAACTGGTCAATGTATTTGGGTATAACAATGCCCATAGCATCCAGAATTCCATAGCGGGAAGCCTTACAGGCGACGGCGACAACGATACCTTCACCGCTCACCCCTACCTGACCAGTTGGCTGCGGCTGACAAAATCAGGTAATACGATCGTGTGTTCCTACTCATCGGATGGTGTGAACTTTACAACCACGCGTACCATTACGGTGAACAATACACTGGATAAAGCAAAGCTGCAGCTGTTTGCCAGCACCTGCTTTGGCAGCCAGCCCTTTAAAACAACCTTTGAGTATGTCAATATCGGCAAGGCTCAATCCAGTGCCTTTGTGGAGTTTAAAGTATCTCCGCAAGATACCGTTATTGAAATTAAAGACAGCAGCGACAATGTGATCACCCCCATCAGCGGTTATTTCTATGAGTTGCCTGTGGGCAGCTATACCTACACGGCCAGTGCTGAAGGGTATGTAACAGAAACTAAAGATATCCAGGTAAGCCAAAATGCTGTAATCTCAGTAGAGCTTAAAAAGGACTATAGTTCCATGTACTCCATTTCCATGGACGGCGAACCTTTCTCGGAATTTAATTACTATACCAAATCCTATACCCACACTGTAGAGAGCGGCGACATTCCTACCATTACCGCTCAGTCTACAAGAAAAGACGTAACTGTTAAAGTCACTCAGGCAACAAATCTGTGGGAATCCGCCAAGGTGGAATTCATTTCCGGTTCTCAAACAGATGCTTACCTAATCACCTTTGTACCAGAGAGCGCCACCCGGTTCAACAGCCTGCCTGCTGATTGGGAACTCCTCAATGCCAACGACAAGGCTACCTTTGCGGAAACCGGCATCACCATTCCCGCAAGTAACCTTTCCAGCGGCAACGACTTCCCTTCCACCAGCATACTCAACATGCTGCAGTATACCGGCTCTCTCAATGGCGACTGGACTGTCACCGTCAAGGTTACCAACGACCGCCTGCTTCCTGATGGGGGATACCCCAACTATGGTATCGGCCTTAACAACACCGGCGCCGGCAGCAGCAACTGGGTCAAGATGATCCAGATTGGCGGCAGCAATCCATCCTGGCAGTATAACAGCGGTTTCCAATCCAGCAACAACTTCACTGGCTTTAACTTTACCACCGCCTGGCTCCGCCTCCAGAAGGAAGGTTCCAACATCATCGGCTACTATTCTTCCGATGGCGTGAACTTCTCCCGTGCCAATTCTTTTGCTGCCGGCACCCGTATGGATGGCGCCAAGCTCCAGCTCTTCAGCACAACCAATCAGGAATCCAGCACTGTGTTTAATACCACCTTTGAATACATTCACATGGAGAAGGATGACCAGCCTGTCAACTCTACCATTACCTTTGCAGTCACTCCTGCAAACGCAGCGGTTGTGGTAACCAACAGTGAAGGTTCCGTGGTTGCTCCTACTTCCAGCAACGCCCTTATCTATGACTTGGCTCCCGGTCAGTACAACTATTCTGTCAGCGCTGAGGGCTTCCAGACTAAGTCTGCCACCTTTACTGCTGATGGCAACAAGACCATCACCGTTGATCTAAGTCAAGCTCCCGCCGATAAATACGCCATTACCTTTGCGGTAACACCTGCAAATGCAGCCGTTGAGGTAAGAAACAGCGCAGGCGACGTTGTGTCTCCCACCGCTACAAACGCTTTGATTTATGATCTGGCTCCCGGCGAATACAGCTACACTGTAAGTGCGCAGGGCTACCAGACCAAGACTTCTTCCTTTACAGTAGGCGCTCAGGCCACCATTACTGTGGAGCTGACTGCCGATTCCACCCCTGTTGATAAGACAGAACTGGAAACTGTGGCAGAAGAGGCAGAAGCCTTGAATCAGGCCGAATACACTCCCGAGACCTGGGCCGTTCTGAGAACCGCTCTGAACACGGCCAAGGATGTTCTTTCGGATGATCAAGCCGATCAGGGTGCCGTTGACTCTGCTCTTGCCGCTTTGCGTAATGCAATTGCTCAGCTGAAAGAAATCGACCCCGGCGAGATCATTGAAGTAGAGGCCATCCGCATTGAGGGTGACGAAACGGTTAAGCGAAACAAGACTGTTAAGCTTACCGCCGTTATCGATCCTGAGAATGCCACCATCAAGGATGTTACTTGGGTTTCTCTGAATCCCGCCATCGCCACTGTGGATCAAAACGGTATTGTCAAAGCCACCAGCAAGACCGGCTTTGCCATCATCGAAGCCAAGGCTCACAATGGTGTTATCGCACAGTTCTCTGTTCGCGTAACCGCATAG
- a CDS encoding ABC transporter ATP-binding protein produces MRKAIEVHGVTYTAAGRPILNDVSMEVGEGEFVGVIGPNGSGKSTLLKNIYKVLSPAKGKILLYGQDIQKLTNRQAASRLAVVAQENSANFDFTVEEVVSMGRYPSKKMLDTLDEQDSAIIQQVIRSVGIEAFAKHSFLHLSGGEKQRALIARAMAQQTEIIVLDEPTNHLDIGSQIHTLRMLKSSGKTILAALHDLGTASRCCDRIYVMQEGAILCSGKPKDIITKPLIEALYHIQADIFDHNEKLFIDFY; encoded by the coding sequence ATGAGAAAAGCGATAGAGGTTCACGGCGTAACCTATACAGCGGCCGGGCGTCCAATACTAAATGATGTATCTATGGAAGTGGGAGAGGGTGAGTTTGTAGGAGTGATCGGCCCCAACGGAAGCGGCAAATCAACCCTGCTGAAAAACATATACAAGGTCTTATCGCCTGCAAAGGGTAAGATACTGCTGTATGGGCAAGACATCCAAAAGCTTACAAACCGTCAGGCTGCCTCCCGCCTCGCCGTTGTTGCCCAAGAAAACAGCGCCAACTTCGACTTTACCGTGGAAGAGGTTGTATCTATGGGACGGTATCCCAGCAAGAAAATGCTGGATACGCTGGATGAACAGGACAGCGCTATTATACAGCAGGTCATCCGCAGTGTTGGGATTGAGGCCTTTGCCAAACACAGCTTTCTTCATCTATCCGGCGGTGAGAAGCAGCGAGCTTTGATCGCACGGGCTATGGCTCAACAGACTGAGATTATTGTGCTGGATGAACCCACCAATCATCTGGATATCGGCAGCCAGATTCACACGCTGCGGATGCTCAAAAGTTCCGGCAAGACCATCTTGGCGGCGCTCCACGATCTGGGAACAGCCTCCCGCTGCTGCGACCGGATTTATGTGATGCAAGAGGGGGCAATCCTTTGCAGCGGCAAGCCCAAGGACATCATTACAAAACCGCTCATTGAGGCTCTGTATCATATACAGGCGGATATTTTTGACCACAATGAGAAGCTGTTTATCGATTTTTATTGA
- a CDS encoding iron ABC transporter permease — translation MKQISSFLTGHMRLACILLSVLLLLSIVLCVAIGPVFIRFSDVWRVLLSHLIPSVDVGGIPDNTQNIIWHLRTPRVLLGVMVGMALSLSGVGMQAFTKNPLADPYVLGISSGASFGAVMAMAYGMFSFLGAYRVHICAFIGAIGAITLVYTLSKNGREITPIKLILIGVAVSAMFGAFTNFTVYNAPDDAKVREATFWMLGGVAGVKWEVLLPMIIVLIPGILGMYCLSTPLNAIMMGDDTAITLGINVNVVRKVLIVLTALLTGVCVSVSGCIGFVGLVIPHIVRSVVGSDHRRVIPLAALMGGIFLVWVDVAARMLDIPKEIPVGILTSMLGAPFFLWMIKARHYAFGEKS, via the coding sequence ATGAAGCAGATCAGTTCCTTTCTGACAGGGCACATGCGGCTTGCCTGTATTCTGCTGTCTGTGCTTCTGCTTCTGTCGATCGTTCTTTGTGTGGCCATCGGCCCTGTATTCATCCGCTTTTCGGATGTTTGGCGTGTGCTGCTGAGCCACCTGATTCCATCAGTTGATGTTGGCGGGATTCCCGATAACACACAGAATATTATCTGGCACCTCCGTACTCCACGGGTTTTGCTGGGGGTTATGGTGGGGATGGCTCTTTCTTTATCGGGGGTTGGAATGCAGGCATTCACCAAAAACCCGTTGGCTGACCCATATGTATTGGGGATTTCATCCGGTGCCTCCTTTGGTGCGGTTATGGCTATGGCATACGGAATGTTTTCTTTTCTGGGTGCTTACCGTGTGCATATCTGCGCTTTTATCGGTGCAATCGGCGCAATCACACTGGTCTATACACTTTCCAAGAACGGCAGGGAGATCACGCCCATTAAATTGATTCTGATTGGTGTAGCGGTATCCGCCATGTTCGGTGCTTTCACTAACTTTACGGTATACAATGCACCGGACGATGCCAAGGTTCGTGAGGCAACCTTTTGGATGCTGGGCGGCGTGGCAGGTGTTAAGTGGGAGGTTTTGCTCCCCATGATCATCGTGCTGATACCGGGCATTTTGGGTATGTACTGTCTTTCCACCCCGCTCAATGCCATTATGATGGGGGATGATACCGCCATAACCCTTGGAATCAATGTCAATGTGGTGCGCAAGGTGCTGATTGTGCTTACAGCCCTGCTTACAGGTGTTTGTGTATCGGTTTCCGGCTGCATTGGCTTTGTGGGATTGGTTATTCCGCATATTGTCCGTTCGGTGGTGGGTTCCGATCACCGGCGGGTTATTCCTCTGGCCGCACTAATGGGGGGAATATTCCTTGTGTGGGTGGATGTAGCGGCCCGTATGCTGGATATTCCGAAAGAAATCCCTGTGGGTATTCTGACTTCCATGCTGGGTGCGCCTTTCTTTCTGTGGATGATCAAAGCCCGGCATTATGCCTTTGGTGAGAAATCATGA
- a CDS encoding ABC transporter substrate-binding protein has protein sequence MKRTKQILLSLVLTVCLILSFTACSSPNKEDSASADPKSSVSEQVDADSSAQEEQSNSGDAFPFELVTDNEAVVTFTHVPERVLAANPNAGEQLMALGLGDKIIATSYNNALVAEPFRAKYESKRSLTTSEQPSLEVVLDLDPDFIYGRSSAFGQKGIADHPTLEQNGIMSLASIEGYKLGADVEDVYQDFYNLGRIFQVEDRAKAIVSEMQSRISVVEDVVKDAEPIKVFNFDMEMEGGAYTPGNNFTSKLIRHAGGINVFENLEKTWNTVSWEAVVEADPDIIIINNYGTTTLEEKIKQLTTNPALSGLKAIQNQNFIVVTLPEVFASSRIADTIEKFAEGFHPDLFA, from the coding sequence ATGAAGCGTACAAAACAAATTTTACTCAGTCTGGTTCTAACCGTATGCCTTATCCTGTCCTTTACCGCATGTTCATCACCAAATAAAGAGGATTCTGCTTCGGCTGACCCAAAAAGCTCGGTATCCGAACAAGTCGATGCCGATTCTTCAGCCCAAGAAGAACAGTCTAACTCGGGCGATGCATTCCCCTTTGAGCTGGTTACAGATAACGAGGCTGTTGTTACCTTTACCCATGTGCCGGAGCGGGTGCTGGCTGCCAACCCCAATGCCGGCGAACAGCTGATGGCTTTAGGGCTGGGGGATAAAATTATAGCAACCAGCTACAACAACGCACTTGTAGCGGAGCCGTTCCGTGCAAAATACGAATCCAAGCGCAGTCTGACAACCTCTGAGCAGCCCTCTCTGGAAGTCGTGTTGGATTTAGACCCTGACTTTATCTATGGGCGGAGCTCGGCCTTTGGACAAAAGGGGATTGCCGATCACCCCACACTGGAGCAGAATGGCATCATGTCCTTAGCCTCCATTGAAGGATATAAGCTGGGCGCAGACGTGGAAGATGTTTATCAGGATTTCTATAATCTGGGGCGCATTTTTCAGGTGGAGGACCGTGCCAAAGCGATTGTCAGCGAAATGCAGTCCCGCATCAGCGTGGTAGAGGATGTTGTGAAGGATGCCGAGCCGATCAAGGTGTTTAATTTTGATATGGAAATGGAAGGCGGCGCCTATACACCGGGCAACAATTTCACCTCTAAGCTGATCCGGCATGCCGGGGGTATAAATGTATTCGAGAACCTGGAGAAAACTTGGAATACTGTGAGCTGGGAGGCTGTAGTGGAAGCCGACCCCGATATCATCATCATCAACAATTATGGCACCACCACTTTGGAAGAAAAGATTAAGCAGTTAACCACCAATCCTGCGTTGTCCGGCCTCAAGGCGATCCAGAATCAGAATTTTATTGTCGTCACCTTGCCGGAGGTCTTTGCCAGCTCCCGCATTGCCGATACCATTGAGAAATTTGCAGAGGGCTTTCATCCCGATTTGTTCGCATGA
- a CDS encoding chromate transporter, translating into MVYLQLFWSFFQIGLFSFGGGMAAMPLIQNQIVDLHGWLTLTEFTDLITISEMTPGPIAINSATFVGTQIAGLGGALVATLGCILPSCIIVSLVAWLYSRYKELAVIQGVLAGLRPTVVALILSAGLSILVLSFWGAGGFTWDIASTDFIAVALFAVGLFLLRRFKPNPILIMLGSGVIGGACYLFI; encoded by the coding sequence ATGGTTTATCTTCAACTGTTCTGGAGCTTTTTCCAAATCGGCTTATTTAGCTTTGGCGGCGGCATGGCCGCTATGCCGCTGATACAAAATCAGATTGTGGATCTTCATGGCTGGCTGACCCTGACTGAGTTTACGGATCTCATCACAATCTCCGAAATGACACCCGGCCCCATTGCCATCAATTCAGCGACTTTTGTGGGTACACAAATCGCTGGTCTGGGAGGAGCACTGGTGGCTACCCTAGGCTGTATCCTGCCTTCCTGCATTATTGTGTCGCTGGTGGCGTGGCTTTACAGCAGGTATAAAGAGTTAGCTGTGATTCAGGGGGTGCTGGCGGGCTTGCGGCCAACTGTGGTAGCGCTTATTCTCTCTGCGGGTTTGTCTATCCTTGTACTGTCCTTTTGGGGTGCCGGTGGTTTCACTTGGGATATTGCCTCTACCGATTTTATTGCTGTTGCTCTGTTTGCGGTAGGACTCTTCCTATTGCGGAGGTTTAAGCCAAATCCAATCCTGATCATGTTGGGCAGCGGCGTGATAGGAGGGGCCTGCTATCTATTCATTTAG
- a CDS encoding chromate transporter, translated as MKRNLKDYLKLFKSTFFLSAFTFGGGYVIIPLMKRKFVDELGWLEETEMLNMAAIAQSSPGAMAVNASILVGWRLMGISGAAIAILGTVLPPLIILSVISLFYAAFRDNAIVSAVLKGMMAGVCAVIFDVVITMGGQIIKAKKILPILIMAGAFFVYFVLHINIIYIILFCATLGALVSLHDKKTGKEHL; from the coding sequence ATGAAAAGGAATCTTAAAGACTATTTAAAGCTGTTCAAATCCACATTTTTTTTGAGTGCATTCACTTTTGGGGGTGGATATGTCATCATCCCTTTGATGAAAAGAAAATTTGTGGACGAATTAGGGTGGCTGGAAGAAACCGAAATGCTGAATATGGCTGCCATTGCACAGTCTTCGCCGGGGGCAATGGCTGTTAATGCTTCCATTCTTGTAGGCTGGCGCTTGATGGGTATATCCGGTGCAGCAATAGCAATTCTTGGCACTGTGCTGCCGCCGCTCATTATTCTGTCGGTCATCTCGCTGTTTTACGCTGCATTCCGTGACAACGCCATCGTGAGTGCCGTATTAAAAGGAATGATGGCGGGCGTATGTGCAGTGATTTTCGATGTGGTGATTACAATGGGCGGTCAAATTATCAAAGCCAAAAAGATACTGCCTATCCTCATTATGGCGGGGGCTTTCTTCGTATATTTTGTGCTGCACATCAACATTATTTATATCATTCTTTTTTGCGCTACACTCGGCGCTCTGGTGAGCCTGCACGATAAGAAAACGGGAAAGGAGCACCTGTAG
- a CDS encoding cupin domain-containing protein, giving the protein MHTHLQSEWGYVLQGKARVTAVDERGRVFIADCKAGEGWFFPANIPHSIQGLCEGCKFLLIFDKGSYSEKIHSQYPNCFLICL; this is encoded by the coding sequence ATGCACACCCATCTTCAATCTGAATGGGGCTATGTGCTGCAAGGTAAGGCCCGCGTAACGGCTGTTGATGAAAGAGGGCGCGTATTTATTGCAGATTGCAAAGCAGGAGAAGGGTGGTTCTTTCCGGCCAATATTCCCCACTCAATTCAAGGGCTATGTGAGGGATGCAAATTTCTGCTTATATTTGATAAAGGCAGCTATTCTGAAAAAATACATTCTCAATATCCGAATTGTTTTCTCATCTGCCTTTAG
- a CDS encoding ABC transporter ATP-binding protein: MSVLEISNLYVRYKQEALINAVHNVSFRLEKGESLGIVGESGSGKSTLAMTIMGLLDSRADIGGSIHLDSAELLGFSERERDTYRWSKIAIAFQNSLDVLNPVMSVGAQVAECIIKHTQYGKKEAEAKTKALFEMVGLAPNWYEAYPHQLSGGMRQKVLIAMALSCDPEILIVDEPTMALDSVSKQEIIRLLIYLREKIGFSMIVISHELTVIAALTSRTLVMYTGNVVEAGRTNELLREPSHPYTRGLIYSSPSVHPYRDMWGIPGEIHITEENQCPFYSRCNQRIDACLHQHPELEAVSEDRWVACLRGGIVTLLSGTGLSKTYRVKSHETHACRGCDIQIKAGEIVALIGQSGSGKTTLAGILSGILPVDEGKIYFEGRKIFGSSETRKAEGIQMVFQDPLSATNENLTIEAIVREPLDILRKGSKSDRIAEARTALKQVQLPYDDAFLKRKGHSLSGGQRQRVAIARALVMNPKLMIADEISAMLDPSSAANLLRLLKGLQNTRGFSMLYITHDIALARKIADTAYVMNSGNIVEYGAASQVLHNPRDLYMQKLLQDTLLQY, translated from the coding sequence ATGTCGGTTCTGGAAATTTCAAATTTATATGTACGATATAAACAGGAAGCCTTGATCAATGCAGTCCATAACGTTAGTTTTCGGCTGGAAAAAGGCGAAAGCCTCGGCATTGTCGGTGAATCGGGGAGTGGGAAATCCACTTTGGCCATGACCATTATGGGGCTTTTGGATTCCCGGGCTGATATAGGCGGCAGCATCCACTTGGATAGTGCGGAGCTTTTAGGCTTTTCGGAACGAGAGCGGGATACCTATCGCTGGAGTAAGATTGCCATCGCATTCCAAAACAGTCTGGATGTTTTGAATCCAGTAATGTCTGTTGGTGCCCAGGTTGCAGAGTGCATAATAAAGCATACACAGTATGGGAAAAAAGAGGCTGAGGCAAAAACAAAAGCGCTGTTTGAGATGGTAGGGCTGGCTCCCAATTGGTATGAAGCTTATCCTCATCAGCTTTCGGGAGGAATGCGCCAAAAGGTTTTAATTGCCATGGCGCTTTCCTGCGATCCCGAGATATTGATTGTGGATGAGCCCACTATGGCCCTTGATTCTGTCTCAAAGCAGGAGATTATCCGGCTTTTAATTTACCTGCGGGAAAAAATCGGCTTCTCTATGATTGTGATTTCCCATGAGCTGACCGTTATTGCCGCACTTACTTCCCGCACTTTGGTGATGTATACAGGAAATGTTGTGGAGGCCGGCCGCACCAATGAGCTTCTGCGTGAACCGAGCCACCCTTATACCCGTGGGCTGATCTATTCCTCTCCCTCTGTGCATCCCTACCGGGATATGTGGGGAATACCGGGAGAAATACATATTACCGAGGAAAACCAGTGCCCCTTTTACAGCCGATGCAATCAGCGAATCGATGCCTGCCTTCATCAGCATCCTGAGCTGGAGGCTGTTTCGGAAGACAGATGGGTTGCCTGTCTGCGTGGCGGCATTGTAACGCTGCTTTCCGGAACGGGGCTTTCTAAAACCTATCGTGTTAAAAGTCATGAAACCCATGCCTGCCGTGGATGTGATATTCAAATTAAGGCGGGGGAGATTGTCGCTCTGATTGGTCAATCTGGTTCTGGGAAAACCACTCTTGCAGGCATTCTAAGCGGTATCCTACCTGTCGATGAGGGGAAGATTTATTTTGAAGGGCGAAAGATATTCGGCAGCAGTGAAACGAGGAAAGCGGAAGGCATTCAGATGGTCTTTCAAGATCCGCTCTCTGCCACCAATGAGAATCTGACGATAGAGGCAATTGTCAGAGAGCCACTGGATATTCTGCGCAAAGGCTCTAAATCCGACAGAATTGCCGAGGCCAGAACCGCTTTGAAACAGGTGCAGCTGCCCTATGATGATGCGTTTTTAAAACGCAAGGGCCATTCCCTCAGTGGCGGCCAGCGCCAAAGGGTAGCCATTGCAAGGGCTTTGGTGATGAATCCCAAGCTGATGATTGCCGATGAAATCAGCGCCATGCTTGATCCTTCCAGCGCTGCCAATTTACTGCGCCTGCTCAAGGGGCTGCAAAACACTAGAGGGTTTTCTATGCTGTATATCACACATGATATTGCCCTAGCCAGGAAAATTGCAGATACAGCATATGTTATGAACAGCGGAAACATCGTTGAATACGGTGCGGCCAGCCAAGTGCTGCACAATCCGCGAGATTTGTATATGCAAAAACTATTGCAGGATACGCTGCTGCAATATTAG